Proteins encoded by one window of Lacipirellulaceae bacterium:
- a CDS encoding ABC transporter ATP-binding protein, whose product MPDSTATQREVIFAAREVTKTYHMGEVDVQALRGVDLELYAGEFIVLLGPSGSGKSTLLNILGGLDSPSSGEVMFRGEPLTQFTDASLTRYRREHVGFVFQFYNLIPSLTAKENVGLITEIAKNPLTPEESLALVDLADRMDHFPAQMSGGEQQRVAIARAVAKRPDVLLCDEPTGALDVQTGVLVLDAIQKINRELGATTAVITHNAVIADMADRVIHLSGGQITGVERNTNQRPARELTW is encoded by the coding sequence ATGCCCGATTCGACTGCCACCCAGCGCGAAGTCATCTTCGCCGCCAGAGAAGTCACCAAAACCTATCATATGGGCGAGGTGGACGTGCAGGCCTTACGAGGCGTTGATCTCGAACTCTACGCCGGCGAGTTTATCGTCCTGCTGGGGCCTTCGGGCAGCGGCAAAAGTACTCTCTTGAATATCTTGGGTGGGCTCGACTCTCCGTCCTCGGGTGAAGTGATGTTTCGTGGCGAACCGCTTACTCAGTTCACTGACGCCTCACTCACGCGTTATCGCCGCGAGCACGTTGGGTTCGTCTTTCAGTTCTACAATCTCATCCCTAGCCTCACGGCAAAAGAAAACGTCGGACTGATCACCGAGATCGCCAAGAATCCGCTGACGCCTGAAGAGTCTCTAGCGTTGGTCGATCTCGCCGACCGAATGGACCACTTTCCAGCTCAGATGTCTGGCGGCGAACAGCAACGCGTCGCCATCGCTCGCGCCGTGGCAAAGCGCCCCGATGTATTACTTTGCGATGAGCCCACCGGCGCGCTCGACGTGCAAACCGGCGTGCTGGTCCTCGACGCCATTCAAAAGATCAACCGCGAGCTGGGTGCCACCACAGCCGTGATCACTCACAACGCCGTAATCGCCGACATGGCCGATAGAGTGATTCATTTGTCGGGCGGGCAGATCACGGGGGTGGAGCGGAATACGAATCAACGACCGGCGAGGGAATTGACGTGGTAG
- a CDS encoding FtsX-like permease family protein has product MLLSPLNRKTLRDLWQMKGLAVAIAMVMSCGVATFLLSRSMLHSLELTQQTYYDRYEFADVFASLKRAPNTLRERINEIPGVARVQTRIVVGVNLSMEGLDEPASGRLISVPDDREPLLNQQFLRRGRRLTPRADNEVLASEAFVKANNLQLGDTISAVINGRMKQLRIVGVALSPEYIYEIKPGDIVPDNRHFGVFWMNEEALSTAYDLDEAFNDVSVSLRRDASTPEVIDRLDDLLEEYGSLGAYDRTDQISHQFVDNEIEQNRNMGMFAPTIFLGVAAFLLNVVMSRTINSQREQIAALKAFGYSNLEVGWHYIKSVLLIVTGGLSVGIPLGLWFGRVVTEMYAKLFHFPDFTYRVTGGIVLTAVGVSVAAGVLGTLRAVWKAVSLPPAEAMRPEPPTGYGPTIVERLGLGKFFPPVARMVLRQLERHPVKTALSTFAVALAASVLVLGNFFEDAVDYMMNAQFHWVQRYDMAVVTSDPVSDRAVYELGSLPGVLKVEPNRSVSARMRSGPHSRRVGIMGIRPDADLFGLVNMDGRETPLPPEGLLVSKKLAETLHVDVGDFVQVEVLQEKRPVRQVMIAATLKDFAGLSAYMDIESLHRIMLEGPVVTGAHLLVDPAHETELYRELKETPHISGVVVKRHAIESFASTVAENLGTMKSINLLFAVIIAVGVIYNSARISLAERTRELATLRVIGFTRREISSILLGELAVVTLLAIPLGLVMGRGFAWWMCTAFDQELFRFPLVISRYTYAWSALVVLVASIASGLVVRRRLDELDLVAVLKARE; this is encoded by the coding sequence ATGCTCCTCTCCCCCCTCAACCGCAAGACGCTCCGCGACCTTTGGCAGATGAAGGGCCTCGCCGTCGCGATTGCCATGGTCATGTCCTGCGGCGTGGCGACGTTTCTCCTTTCACGAAGCATGTTGCACTCGCTGGAGCTGACGCAGCAGACCTACTACGACCGCTACGAATTCGCTGATGTCTTCGCTTCGCTCAAGCGAGCTCCAAACACGCTACGTGAACGCATCAACGAAATCCCCGGCGTCGCTCGTGTGCAGACGCGGATCGTCGTTGGCGTGAACCTGTCTATGGAAGGGCTGGACGAACCCGCCTCGGGAAGGCTCATCAGCGTGCCCGACGACCGCGAGCCGCTGCTCAACCAGCAATTCCTCCGCCGCGGTCGTCGACTCACTCCCCGCGCGGATAACGAAGTCCTCGCCAGCGAGGCGTTCGTCAAAGCGAACAACCTTCAACTCGGCGATACGATCTCCGCGGTGATCAACGGTCGGATGAAGCAGCTACGCATCGTCGGTGTTGCCCTCTCCCCCGAGTACATCTACGAAATCAAGCCGGGCGACATCGTGCCCGATAACCGTCACTTCGGCGTCTTCTGGATGAACGAAGAGGCCCTCAGCACCGCTTACGATCTTGATGAAGCGTTCAACGACGTGTCGGTCTCCCTCCGTCGCGATGCTTCAACCCCTGAGGTCATCGACCGCCTCGACGACTTGCTGGAAGAGTACGGCAGCCTGGGGGCCTACGATCGTACCGATCAAATCTCCCACCAGTTCGTTGATAACGAGATCGAACAGAATCGCAACATGGGCATGTTCGCACCGACGATTTTTCTCGGCGTGGCCGCGTTTCTGCTGAACGTCGTCATGTCGCGGACGATCAACAGCCAGCGGGAACAGATTGCAGCACTCAAGGCGTTTGGCTACTCGAATCTCGAAGTCGGCTGGCACTACATCAAGTCGGTATTGCTCATCGTCACCGGCGGTCTTTCCGTGGGAATTCCGCTAGGGTTATGGTTCGGAAGGGTTGTCACGGAGATGTACGCCAAGCTGTTTCACTTTCCCGATTTCACCTATCGAGTCACCGGAGGAATCGTCCTCACGGCGGTCGGGGTGAGCGTTGCCGCTGGCGTCCTCGGAACGCTTCGTGCCGTTTGGAAAGCGGTCAGCCTCCCGCCGGCAGAAGCGATGCGGCCCGAACCACCGACCGGCTACGGCCCAACGATCGTCGAGCGACTTGGCCTCGGCAAGTTTTTCCCACCCGTGGCGCGTATGGTGTTGCGGCAACTAGAACGTCATCCGGTAAAGACGGCCCTCTCGACGTTTGCTGTCGCGCTGGCAGCGTCAGTGTTGGTGCTGGGTAACTTTTTCGAAGATGCTGTCGACTACATGATGAACGCCCAATTTCACTGGGTGCAGCGTTACGACATGGCGGTGGTCACGAGCGACCCCGTTTCTGATCGAGCCGTTTACGAACTGGGCAGTCTTCCTGGCGTCTTGAAAGTGGAACCGAACCGTTCCGTCTCCGCTCGCATGCGCTCCGGGCCCCACAGCCGTCGGGTTGGCATCATGGGAATCCGACCGGACGCCGACCTGTTTGGCCTGGTGAACATGGACGGTCGCGAAACCCCTCTGCCACCTGAGGGGCTGCTCGTCTCCAAGAAGCTAGCCGAAACCTTGCACGTCGATGTGGGCGACTTTGTGCAGGTGGAAGTCCTCCAAGAGAAACGCCCCGTACGGCAAGTGATGATCGCCGCCACGCTGAAAGACTTTGCCGGACTGAGCGCGTACATGGACATCGAAAGTCTCCACCGAATCATGCTAGAAGGCCCAGTTGTGACGGGGGCACATCTGCTCGTCGATCCGGCCCACGAAACAGAGCTTTATCGCGAACTCAAGGAGACACCGCACATCTCGGGCGTGGTGGTGAAGCGACACGCCATCGAAAGCTTCGCCAGCACGGTGGCCGAAAACCTCGGCACGATGAAGTCGATTAACCTGCTGTTCGCGGTCATCATTGCTGTGGGGGTAATCTACAACAGTGCTCGGATTTCGCTCGCCGAACGAACCCGCGAACTGGCAACACTTCGCGTGATCGGCTTCACACGCCGCGAGATTTCGAGCATTCTGTTGGGAGAGTTGGCGGTTGTGACACTGC